One Hippocampus zosterae strain Florida unplaced genomic scaffold, ASM2543408v3 HiC_scaffold_280, whole genome shotgun sequence genomic window, CACCCTGTACACCTCGGTGATCCTGGTGCTCGGGAGGGTGCTACGCAGCGGTCTCACCATGCAGCTCGGAGAGATCCCGTATCGGTACTGCCCGCAGCCGGGGGCCATCCTGCAGCTGTGCAGGAGTGTGACCCCTGGCCCGCAAGCAAGGCCGGCACGACGAGGAAAAGCTGCTTTTCTACGAACTCGTCGATGTCCTCCGCAGCCCCGAAATGATCAAGATGCTGGGCGGGAACTACCAGGACTTCTGGGCCAAGAAGGCCAAATGATGTATGAAGATCATGCTCACAGCTTGACCGCCAGAGACTCGCCGTGGCAGAGCGCCCGGAACTCGTGTGGCTTGAGGCCTTGCTTTTCCAGGGATTCGGCCAGGTCCTTCTTGGGTGCTAGGTAGTGCTCGTAGCCGAGGGGGAAGGTGCCCCAGTGAACGCCTACCGACTGCTTGCTTTTGAGCTACTTGTGGATGGTCACAGCCTCCGAGGGGTCTACATGCTGCGGCTTCAACAGCTAGCGGGGGTGGTACGCCCCGATCGGCAGCACCGCCAGGTCGAAGCCTCCAAAATATTCACCGATTTCCTTGAAGACGTCGCAATAGCCAGTATCGCCGGAATAGAAGAACCTTCCCTTCTAGGGCAGGTCCACCACGAAGCCGCCCCATAGGCGCTTGTTGAAGTCATTCACACTTCTGCGTCCCCAGTGGCAGACCGGCACGAAGGTGATCCTGACCTTCTCGCCCCAGATCTCAAGCTAGACGTACTCCGTCCAGTCCAGGCACCTGAACTTGCAGCCCTTCGGCAGGGCGTCTTCACTGTCCAGGCCGGAGATGAACACGGGTTTGTTCAGGTCGTTTGATACGCTGGAGGGCGGCATCGTCCCAGTGGTCGTAGTGATCATGACTGATCAGGACGACATCGATGCGAGGCAGCTACTCGATCTTGCAGGGGACGGGGCGCAGCCTTTCGGGGCCTGCGAAGCTGACCGGAGAGCAACGCTGGGCGAAGACCGGGTCGATCAGGAAGTTCAGAGTCGAAGTGGAAATGACGGCAGTGCTGTGACCCAGCCATGTGAACCTCAGCTCCCCCTCACGGCAGCCAAACTCAGGCGTGAGGACAGGCAGTTCAGAGTCCAAGTCCGCACCGGGAGGCGGGATTTCCCTTGTTGTCATAGTTGAATTTCCAAGAAAGCATGCCTCCGATGGCCTTGAAAGTGGAGTCGACCATCGTGCCCTTGATCTCATCGAAGTGCAGATCGAAGGAGCTGCCCATGACGCCGGAGTGCTTGGTGGCCCGCTTCATCCATTTCTTGGAGGGGCAGTCCAGATATGTTTTTTACATTCTGATTATTCGGCCCCGCCCTACATTATAGAGTGATGAAGTTGGGGGTGGCAATTGGGTTGTTCTTCGGGCTGTCCTGTGGTGGTGCTGCTGCTCTATCTGGCAGTCATCCTCATCCGCCACTATGTCCTCGTCCCGCGCGCTGACGAGCCCTATCGCGAGGCCCTCGACAGCGAGTCCAACATCGTCGAACTGGACATTTCTAAGCTGCACATGAAGGAGAACACTGCCCGGTCGAAGGCCACTTCCAATGACGAAACCGATCGGTCGCCTGTCAAGAACGTTCTGCACGGAGTGTTCTTAAGCGAGTTGGTCGAGCCGGAAACTGTCAAAACCTTTTGAAGTGCCCGTTTGGCTGGCCTACCTCCGAGGCGAGGAGCTGAAAGTGCTGAGCGGGACTCTCGTGTCATTCGTGAAACAGCTGAAGGTGGTGAACGGAGACCAGCTGGCCATCA contains:
- the LOC127594840 gene encoding LOW QUALITY PROTEIN: N-acyl-phosphatidylethanolamine-hydrolyzing phospholipase D-like (The sequence of the model RefSeq protein was modified relative to this genomic sequence to represent the inferred CDS: substituted 5 bases at 5 genomic stop codons), producing the protein MTTREIPPPGADLDSELPVLTPEFGCREGELRFTWLGHSTAVISTSTLNFLIDPVFAQRCSPVSFAGPERLRPVPCKIEXLPRIDVVLISHDHYDHWDDAALQRIKRPEQTRVHLRPGQCLDWTEYVXLEIWGEKVRITFVPVCHWGRRSVNDFNKRLWGGFVVDLPXKGRFFYSGDTGYCDVFKEIGEYFGGFDLAVLPIGAYHPRXLLKPQHVDPSEAVTIHKXLKSKQSVGVHWGTFPLGYEHYLAPKKDLAESLEKQGLKPHEFRALCHGESLAVKL